A single window of Intrasporangium calvum DSM 43043 DNA harbors:
- a CDS encoding sensor histidine kinase produces MTSAPARRSVRTRLAGLSIRARLMLIGLAGLAGALVIGGVLLYTVLTTSLGRSVEGTARASAEQVALFVDSGQLPDPVPVSGSQVVQVLDAAGRVVTASVTADRLTALVTPDELRRALAGERVSVPGSRSGLAGRLLVAAVGAGPSVPSGRQFSVVAAAPTADVEQSAATLRTLLLWIFPLLLAVLAVIAWRVIGAAFAPVEALRRGAERIDESSSETERLPVPPTRDEISALATTLNAMLERVTAARHKQRAFVADAAHELRSPLASMRTQLEVAERLGEGGDLPAELLADVDRLTTLVDDLLLLARADDAATTRRTSDLDVGQLVSDVARRYAHARVPVRTAPGLAGRELPTRAASADLTRALTNLVDNAVRHARTSVVLDATAVGHQVQLTVTDDGHGIPAEDRERVFDRFTRLDEARDRDSGGSGLGLPITRALLRRTGGDVRLEDAAPGLRAVVRLPRAG; encoded by the coding sequence GTGACCAGCGCCCCGGCCCGGCGGTCGGTGCGAACCCGCCTGGCCGGGCTCAGCATCCGCGCCCGACTGATGCTCATCGGCCTCGCCGGGCTCGCCGGCGCGCTGGTGATCGGGGGCGTGCTGCTCTACACGGTGCTGACGACCTCACTCGGACGATCCGTGGAGGGCACGGCCCGGGCGAGCGCGGAGCAGGTGGCCCTGTTCGTCGACTCGGGTCAGCTGCCCGACCCGGTTCCGGTCTCCGGGTCCCAGGTCGTCCAGGTTCTCGACGCCGCGGGCCGGGTGGTGACCGCCTCGGTGACCGCAGACCGGCTGACTGCCCTCGTCACTCCCGACGAGCTGCGGCGCGCCCTGGCCGGGGAGCGGGTGAGTGTCCCGGGCAGCCGATCGGGGCTTGCCGGTCGGCTCCTGGTCGCCGCTGTGGGGGCTGGCCCGTCCGTGCCCTCGGGGCGTCAGTTCTCCGTCGTCGCAGCGGCACCCACGGCCGACGTGGAGCAGAGCGCAGCGACCCTGCGCACCCTGCTGCTCTGGATCTTCCCCTTGCTCCTCGCCGTTCTGGCCGTCATCGCGTGGCGCGTCATCGGTGCGGCCTTCGCGCCGGTCGAGGCCCTGCGCCGGGGCGCCGAGCGCATCGACGAGTCGTCATCGGAGACCGAGCGCCTGCCGGTGCCGCCCACCCGCGACGAGATCAGCGCCCTGGCAACGACCTTGAACGCCATGCTCGAGCGGGTCACCGCAGCTCGGCACAAGCAGCGGGCCTTCGTCGCCGATGCGGCGCACGAGCTGCGCAGCCCGCTCGCGAGCATGCGGACGCAGCTCGAGGTGGCCGAGCGACTCGGTGAGGGCGGCGACCTACCGGCCGAGCTCCTCGCCGACGTGGACCGGCTGACCACTCTCGTGGACGACCTGCTCCTGCTCGCGCGGGCCGACGACGCCGCGACGACACGCCGGACTTCCGACCTCGACGTCGGCCAGCTCGTCTCTGACGTGGCCAGACGGTATGCCCACGCCCGCGTTCCCGTCCGCACGGCCCCGGGCCTGGCCGGCCGCGAGCTCCCCACCCGCGCGGCGAGCGCCGACCTCACCCGCGCCCTGACGAACCTCGTCGACAACGCGGTCCGTCATGCACGGACCAGCGTGGTCCTGGACGCGACCGCCGTCGGCCACCAGGTGCAGCTGACCGTCACCGACGACGGTCATGGCATCCCCGCCGAGGATCGGGAGCGCGTCTTCGACCGGTTCACCCGACTCGACGAGGCCCGCGACCGGGACAGCGGAGGCAGCGGGCTCGGGCTCCCGATCACCCGGGCTCTGCTGCGACGCACCGGAGGCGACGTGCGACTCGAGGATGCCGCGCCCGGACTTCGAGCCGTGGTCCGCCTGCCGAGAGCAGGGTGA
- a CDS encoding response regulator transcription factor has protein sequence MRVLLVEDEARMAAAIVRGLTAEGYVVDHVGDGQAGLDAARFGAYDVVVLDIMLPRLSGYTVVKTLRTEQNWVPVLLLTAKDGEYDEADGLDYGADDYLTKPFSFVVLLARLRALLRRDPAPRPTILRAAGVTLDPAGHAVEVDGVEVALAPREYLLLEHLIRAHPAVVRKEELLDAVWGGLDDANVVEVYVGYLRRKLGRARIETVRGVGYRMAP, from the coding sequence GTGCGGGTGCTGCTGGTGGAGGACGAGGCCCGGATGGCCGCTGCGATCGTGCGCGGGCTCACCGCAGAGGGGTACGTCGTCGACCACGTCGGCGACGGCCAGGCGGGGCTCGACGCGGCGCGGTTCGGCGCCTACGACGTCGTGGTCCTCGACATCATGCTGCCGCGCCTGTCCGGCTACACGGTCGTCAAGACGCTTCGCACCGAGCAGAACTGGGTGCCGGTGCTCCTTCTCACCGCGAAGGACGGGGAGTACGACGAGGCCGACGGCCTCGACTACGGCGCCGACGACTACCTGACCAAGCCGTTCTCCTTCGTCGTGCTGCTGGCCCGGCTCCGGGCGCTCCTGCGGCGCGACCCCGCACCGCGCCCCACGATCCTGCGGGCCGCCGGGGTGACGCTCGACCCGGCGGGTCACGCCGTCGAGGTCGACGGAGTCGAGGTGGCCCTCGCCCCGCGGGAGTACCTGCTCCTCGAGCACCTGATCCGGGCTCACCCGGCTGTCGTCCGCAAGGAGGAGCTGCTCGACGCGGTCTGGGGTGGCCTCGACGACGCCAACGTCGTGGAGGTGTATGTGGGCTACCTGCGTCGCAAGCTCGGCCGGGCCCGCATCGAGACCGTCCGGGGCGTGGGTTACCGGATGGCGCCGTGA